A stretch of Methanobrevibacter sp. DNA encodes these proteins:
- a CDS encoding zeta toxin family protein produces MSQKSRLPEVMVFAGPNGSGKTTITRMAKTVGVYINADDIKKSSLCSDLEAAQKAEELRKSMLEKGEDFTFETVLSTDRNLKLLHKAKEKGYFLRCIYVLTDDYEINIARVRMRESMGGHGVPEDKIKSRYEKALNLIPDLVEICDIVHIYDNTNVPFRIFKKRKDVYYHWENKYWSYSDIEKLTGIKEYEN; encoded by the coding sequence ATGTCTCAGAAAAGTAGGCTTCCTGAAGTTATGGTTTTTGCAGGTCCTAATGGCAGTGGCAAAACCACAATAACACGTATGGCAAAAACTGTAGGTGTTTATATCAATGCTGACGATATTAAAAAATCAAGTTTATGCAGTGATTTGGAGGCTGCACAAAAAGCTGAAGAACTCAGAAAATCAATGCTGGAAAAAGGTGAAGATTTCACATTTGAAACAGTGCTTTCTACAGATAGAAATCTGAAGTTACTTCATAAGGCTAAAGAAAAAGGATACTTTTTAAGATGCATCTATGTTCTCACAGATGATTATGAAATAAATATCGCAAGAGTAAGAATGCGGGAATCCATGGGTGGTCATGGAGTTCCTGAAGATAAAATCAAATCAAGATATGAAAAAGCGCTTAATTTAATTCCTGATTTGGTTGAAATTTGTGATATTGTCCATATTTATGACAATACTAATGTTCCATTTAGAATATTCAAGAAAAGAAAAGATGTGTATTATCATTGGGAGAATAAATATTGGAGTTATTCAGATATTGAAAAACTCACTGGAATAAAAGAATATGAAAATTAG
- a CDS encoding MFS transporter, giving the protein MKKEVEDKRVMILGCLLLFCVQFIANMVTVALPTIASDLSLNVEMVNAINLVFLVTSVSLMLPLGKFVSKHGIGRYLKYSIVLMIVGLLLSAFSTDIASLLISRIIQGVATAVINGAMYVIVTIQLPSDKLGYAMGIMGSCGYVGLCLSNTVSGLVVYYLSWRAVFMILIPIYVITLLILINLGKEWYTDDINEIDKLGSIIYFIFMGLFLYGVVRLDDGNFFILILSLVFLFIFLKVEKNKKHPVYNLMLLKNFKYLLGNYSAFVMYFMTFIASYILNFYLQNALGYDARLTGLFLLATPIAVVFVSSFAGKLSDKSDERTISSIALTFILVNVVLLFFMDCVPVYVLLIACVLQGIGHGLFSSPNNRFVLTLVEQKDLSDASTMLSTSKDVGKSISLSLFSITCGFVLGTSNTLESNIPLFIISSKIMLAIVIFLGISSIILLLFNKIKNPYVA; this is encoded by the coding sequence ATGAAAAAAGAAGTTGAAGACAAAAGGGTTATGATTCTTGGATGCTTACTGTTATTTTGCGTTCAATTCATAGCCAATATGGTTACGGTAGCACTCCCTACAATAGCATCAGATTTAAGTTTAAATGTTGAAATGGTAAATGCTATCAATTTGGTTTTTTTAGTAACGTCCGTGTCGTTAATGCTGCCGCTGGGAAAATTTGTTTCAAAACATGGAATTGGAAGATACCTTAAATATAGTATTGTATTAATGATTGTAGGGTTATTGCTTTCGGCTTTTTCAACAGATATTGCCTCCCTTTTGATTTCTCGAATTATTCAGGGAGTTGCAACTGCGGTCATTAATGGAGCCATGTATGTCATTGTTACGATACAGCTTCCTTCAGACAAGCTGGGTTATGCCATGGGAATAATGGGGTCTTGCGGATATGTAGGTTTGTGCTTATCCAATACCGTATCGGGATTGGTTGTTTATTACTTGTCTTGGAGAGCGGTTTTCATGATATTAATCCCAATTTATGTCATTACTCTATTAATATTGATTAATTTGGGTAAGGAATGGTATACTGATGACATTAATGAAATAGACAAGCTAGGTTCAATTATTTATTTTATTTTTATGGGATTATTTTTGTATGGTGTTGTCAGATTGGATGACGGCAATTTCTTTATATTGATACTGAGCCTCGTCTTTTTATTCATATTTTTAAAAGTTGAAAAGAATAAAAAACATCCAGTATACAATTTAATGCTTTTAAAAAATTTCAAATATCTTTTAGGTAATTATTCTGCATTTGTAATGTATTTTATGACATTTATAGCATCTTATATATTGAATTTCTATTTACAAAATGCTTTAGGATATGATGCTCGTTTAACAGGACTGTTTTTACTTGCAACACCTATTGCAGTAGTGTTTGTTTCATCATTCGCTGGAAAACTCTCTGATAAAAGTGATGAGCGTACAATTTCATCCATTGCTTTAACGTTCATTTTAGTTAATGTGGTGCTGCTGTTTTTCATGGACTGTGTGCCTGTTTATGTTCTTTTAATTGCATGTGTCCTTCAGGGAATCGGGCACGGTTTGTTCTCATCACCAAACAATCGATTTGTATTAACACTTGTGGAGCAAAAGGACTTGTCTGATGCATCAACAATGTTGTCCACAAGCAAAGATGTTGGAAAAAGTATAAGTCTTTCATTGTTTTCCATAACTTGCGGTTTTGTTTTAGGAACTTCAAATACTCTTGAAAGTAACATTCCTTTGTTTATAATCTCATCCAAAATCATGCTGGCAATAGTTATATTTTTAGGGATATCCTCAATAATCTTATTGCTATTTAATAAAATTAAAAATCCATATGTTGCCTGA
- a CDS encoding GNAT family N-acetyltransferase: protein MALIKLQEKDSTEFKRLMQESFQLGYEEVIGKCKELILPEKDIDECLNRKNIYAYLLKNNEEILGGAIVEINEKTQTNQLDFLFVNVHSQNAGIGQKIWREIENLYPNTKIWKTYTPYFDKRNIHFYVNRLGFHIVEFYNEKHPDKNWDENHPMEDQEMFEFEKIMGNRHTYIR from the coding sequence ATGGCATTGATTAAATTACAGGAAAAAGATTCTACAGAATTTAAAAGATTAATGCAGGAATCATTTCAATTAGGTTATGAAGAAGTCATCGGCAAATGTAAAGAGTTGATATTACCTGAAAAAGACATCGATGAATGCTTAAACAGAAAAAACATCTATGCGTATCTTCTTAAAAATAATGAGGAAATACTTGGCGGTGCAATTGTAGAAATTAATGAAAAGACACAGACCAACCAATTGGATTTCTTATTTGTAAATGTTCACAGTCAAAATGCAGGAATTGGACAAAAAATCTGGAGAGAAATAGAAAATCTATATCCCAATACGAAAATATGGAAAACCTACACACCATACTTTGACAAAAGGAATATTCATTTCTATGTAAACAGACTGGGATTTCATATAGTAGAATTCTACAACGAAAAACATCCCGACAAGAATTGGGATGAAAACCATCCTATGGAAGATCAGGAAATGTTTGAATTTGAAAAGATTATGGGTAATAGACATACATATATACGCTGA
- a CDS encoding DUF134 domain-containing protein — protein MVRPKRMRRVVTCHKHELHRNRKPIELSVDEFEAIRFKDYHDIKQTEAAEFMEISQSTFHRILNSARHKLATSLIEGRPIVVVKGDTMINPNKYLCEDCGFQWSNPEKKYEECPDCKSTNIRKLNANNRRNQMSNDTCSCPNCGYTEPKIRGIPCRTKTCPECGSPLQGRGLCNI, from the coding sequence ATGGTAAGACCTAAACGAATGAGAAGAGTAGTTACATGTCACAAACATGAGTTGCACCGGAATCGAAAACCGATTGAATTATCAGTAGATGAGTTTGAAGCTATCCGATTTAAAGATTATCATGATATAAAGCAAACTGAGGCTGCTGAATTTATGGAAATTTCACAGTCAACATTTCACAGAATCCTGAATTCTGCAAGACATAAATTGGCTACCTCTTTAATTGAAGGCCGACCAATAGTTGTTGTAAAAGGTGATACAATGATTAATCCGAACAAATATTTATGCGAAGATTGTGGTTTCCAATGGTCAAATCCAGAAAAGAAATATGAAGAATGCCCTGATTGCAAATCAACAAACATTCGCAAATTAAACGCAAACAACAGAAGAAATCAAATGTCAAATGATACATGCAGTTGCCCTAACTGCGGTTACACTGAGCCAAAGATTAGAGGCATTCCATGCAGAACCAAAACATGCCCTGAATGCGGTTCACCACTACAGGGAAGAGGATTATGCAATATTTAA
- a CDS encoding DNA-binding protein, whose product MTDNLEYICKECDFNWITLNGEHKMCPKCHSETIEYVGKVEGLDVDSILNHNKRMGGCCESARGRGPMTCGKPYPDHHDPNIPHNPKKCCGHRVY is encoded by the coding sequence ATGACTGACAATCTGGAATATATATGCAAAGAATGCGACTTCAATTGGATAACATTAAACGGCGAACATAAAATGTGTCCTAAATGCCACAGCGAAACAATAGAATACGTTGGAAAAGTCGAAGGATTGGATGTCGATTCCATATTGAATCACAACAAAAGGATGGGAGGATGCTGCGAATCTGCCCGTGGAAGAGGTCCAATGACATGTGGAAAACCATATCCCGACCACCATGACCCTAATATCCCACATAACCCTAAAAAATGCTGTGGACACAGAGTATACTAA
- a CDS encoding acyltransferase, with amino-acid sequence MSINISVTKRDYGIDLLRVVSMLMVPMVHILGQGGVIGATVPLSLQYESAWLLESILLVAVNCFVLITGYVYYGKETRYYRLLTLWAEVLFYSIIIIIALKFIFPNEIGLEQYWKAIIPTFFTKAQFSRYWFFTAYVGMFLLSPFINLGLKHFTKKQDLSVFLSLFIIFSLLPAILNQDMAFTLNQGYSVLWFLVLYYTGGLIHKYEIFKMFKNYKWLLIYVACFLISWILRYVLDVSGLIEPGFNLYSFNCYLSPLYFIGGIALFCFFKKMNITKSAVISVIEFFTPVCFGVYLIHNNMSLAHFFFDKKFEFIAHMDPISLFISVILIGAGIFVVCGLVDWIRELLFRKLKVKKRFAQFEENIYLKFDKYLNSNS; translated from the coding sequence ATGAGTATTAATATAAGTGTTACTAAAAGGGATTATGGAATAGACCTGCTTAGGGTTGTATCCATGTTGATGGTGCCTATGGTTCATATATTGGGTCAGGGAGGCGTAATTGGTGCTACTGTACCGCTTTCACTACAATATGAATCGGCATGGTTATTAGAGTCAATACTGTTGGTTGCTGTTAATTGTTTTGTTTTGATAACAGGTTATGTCTATTATGGTAAAGAGACCAGATATTATCGTTTATTAACGCTATGGGCGGAGGTTTTATTTTATTCCATAATTATTATAATCGCGTTGAAATTTATATTTCCTAATGAAATTGGTTTGGAACAATATTGGAAAGCAATTATTCCTACATTTTTTACTAAAGCTCAATTTAGTAGATATTGGTTCTTCACAGCATATGTTGGAATGTTTTTGCTTTCACCGTTTATAAACTTAGGATTGAAACATTTTACTAAAAAACAGGATTTGTCAGTATTTTTAAGTTTATTCATTATATTTTCACTGTTGCCTGCAATTTTAAATCAGGATATGGCATTTACTCTTAATCAGGGATACAGTGTTTTATGGTTTTTAGTGTTATATTACACTGGCGGCCTTATACATAAATATGAGATATTTAAAATGTTTAAAAATTACAAATGGCTTTTGATTTATGTTGCATGTTTTTTAATATCCTGGATATTGAGGTATGTGCTTGATGTATCCGGTTTAATAGAACCTGGATTTAACTTATATTCATTTAATTGTTATTTATCTCCATTATATTTCATTGGAGGTATTGCATTATTCTGTTTCTTTAAAAAAATGAATATTACTAAATCAGCCGTCATATCTGTTATAGAATTCTTTACTCCGGTCTGTTTTGGAGTCTATCTTATACACAATAACATGTCACTTGCACATTTCTTCTTTGATAAAAAATTTGAATTTATAGCTCACATGGATCCAATTTCATTGTTTATAAGTGTCATTCTTATTGGAGCAGGAATATTTGTTGTTTGTGGTTTAGTTGATTGGATAAGAGAGTTATTATTCAGAAAATTAAAAGTTAAAAAGAGATTTGCACAATTTGAAGAGAATATATACTTGAAATTTGATAAGTATTTAAATTCAAATAGTTAA
- a CDS encoding ATP-binding protein — MYEKEEIIEDYIREELFDVPNILNNELSLNGMNFQLRKEFNFIKRHVDEFLEKTTNNRYFALPGLRGVGKTTLLYQTYEYLYKSKNVNPNQILFISCENLNDIVDFKIIDVVKQFLSTYHNTTLRRLDKKIFLLIDESQYDKNWALSGKLIFDKTKNIFMIFTGSSALNLEYDANSTRRLLKQNITPLNYNQHLKLKYGYDAADVSTSLKKLIFEGDVGDAITTEHAINQDLINLENYSTTDWDEYLKYGGFPTALFEDNHNIICKNITDMIKKVISHDMGTISSITSDSQTHANRLLRFLALQKPGDISQEKMGSYLGTSKGNIRNILDILKKTQLIFHCEPHIASAKRSIKSWEYFFATSSIKHILTSSIGNLNSNKKAYLGVLLENLVASTLFYLSHEDGNFFKLYYDPESDGNVDFIIQREFQSPIPIEVSMGKKTKKQVSSAIERYNANYGIIISNTTKTIKKKDNVIYLPPKTFSFL; from the coding sequence ATGTATGAAAAAGAAGAAATTATTGAGGATTATATCAGAGAAGAATTATTTGATGTCCCTAACATTTTAAATAATGAATTGTCTTTAAACGGCATGAATTTCCAATTAAGAAAGGAATTTAATTTTATTAAAAGACATGTTGATGAGTTTCTAGAAAAAACAACCAATAACAGATATTTTGCACTTCCTGGTTTAAGAGGCGTAGGTAAAACAACACTACTGTATCAGACATATGAATATTTATACAAATCCAAAAATGTCAATCCTAACCAGATACTATTCATATCATGCGAAAACTTAAATGATATTGTTGATTTTAAAATCATTGATGTTGTAAAACAGTTCCTAAGCACTTATCACAACACTACCTTAAGACGATTAGACAAAAAGATTTTCCTGCTTATTGATGAGTCACAATATGACAAGAACTGGGCATTATCAGGTAAGCTAATATTCGATAAGACAAAAAACATTTTCATGATTTTTACAGGTTCGTCAGCCCTCAACCTCGAATATGATGCCAACTCAACAAGAAGACTGCTTAAGCAAAATATAACTCCACTGAACTATAATCAACATCTGAAACTAAAATATGGCTATGATGCAGCTGACGTTTCCACTTCCCTTAAAAAACTAATTTTTGAGGGTGATGTTGGTGATGCAATCACAACCGAACATGCTATCAATCAGGACTTGATTAATCTTGAAAACTACTCTACAACTGACTGGGATGAATATCTAAAATACGGCGGATTTCCAACTGCACTCTTTGAAGACAACCACAATATAATATGCAAAAACATCACAGACATGATTAAAAAAGTCATTTCACACGACATGGGAACCATCTCCTCCATAACCTCAGATAGCCAGACACACGCCAATCGTTTATTGAGGTTTTTGGCTCTTCAAAAACCTGGAGACATTTCACAGGAAAAGATGGGATCTTATCTTGGAACATCCAAAGGCAACATCCGAAATATCCTGGACATATTGAAAAAAACTCAACTGATATTTCACTGCGAACCTCATATTGCATCCGCTAAAAGGTCCATTAAATCATGGGAGTATTTCTTTGCAACATCAAGCATCAAACATATCTTAACATCATCAATCGGGAATCTTAATTCAAATAAGAAAGCATATCTTGGAGTCCTTCTTGAAAATCTTGTTGCATCAACCTTATTCTACTTAAGCCATGAAGATGGAAACTTTTTTAAATTGTATTATGATCCAGAAAGTGATGGCAATGTTGACTTTATTATCCAAAGGGAATTTCAAAGTCCAATTCCAATAGAAGTAAGTATGGGTAAAAAAACCAAAAAACAAGTTTCTTCTGCTATTGAACGTTATAATGCGAATTATGGTATTATAATATCAAATACAACAAAAACTATTAAAAAAAAGGACAATGTTATCTATTTGCCTCCTAAAACATTTTCCTTTTTATAA
- a CDS encoding SAP domain-containing protein — MSKANYVIREDGMPVMITAESDFDFIDSEEILNDYPYITESMNKEEYCLENELCFAFDELLYENKVVGFATFELHNQSTLMLTECYILPEFRGKQIFFNEICKMIFSAPDFGILQPTRSIVELLIDYSFARKVSDDIVVSGIDFYFNDWDVKSNKREEISHELPLSNYYDLGICSTILVDAGEVIYHYMLENDLRKYGERKELTEEYFKDIVELFFKYQSEFEKLILELKEELPQEKWGYDVIVGEGEGLSEFMQGIVDNEIVSHDRALEIKQQLITEYEAGEITDDDVDERLTALLLGEMSDSILFEGFQEFLDSPEADGEDMQIMKEFFDVIGANEELGASIFNAILSDDESEFENLIVNAMNNDEEFSNRFLELADDYDETELLLPDGEHLDLNSLGLNLDSPYPVAEMMWGSNDEKYKLDDTYYGKDYPISHDIYVFRILKSLKKHNSLKIAMAVAGMKGSMTPHAVESQLFMQDLISDEVNYDNWDEFAHDSLTIKDLKNILRKNNLKISGKKQELIDRIAENQIPLDDFRLDKAIVTLDGEEFLQRNQWIDFYDTFLEKFDFNDFVKYLDNNDGEFIELVFNYLQEHLKLAEKENNSIYVADCIMAHEMISKAGNDFFKDTR, encoded by the coding sequence ATGTCAAAAGCAAATTATGTAATTCGTGAAGATGGAATGCCTGTAATGATTACTGCAGAATCTGATTTTGATTTTATAGATAGTGAAGAAATTCTCAATGATTATCCTTACATTACTGAATCAATGAATAAGGAAGAATATTGTCTTGAAAATGAACTGTGTTTTGCTTTTGATGAACTCTTATATGAAAATAAAGTCGTAGGCTTTGCAACATTTGAACTGCATAATCAATCAACACTGATGTTAACAGAATGTTATATTCTTCCTGAATTTAGAGGAAAACAAATATTTTTCAATGAAATATGTAAAATGATTTTTTCAGCACCTGATTTTGGAATTTTACAGCCCACACGTAGTATCGTCGAATTGCTGATTGATTATTCCTTTGCAAGGAAAGTGAGTGATGATATTGTAGTAAGTGGGATAGATTTTTATTTCAATGACTGGGATGTGAAATCCAACAAAAGAGAAGAAATATCCCATGAGCTGCCGTTGTCTAATTATTATGACTTGGGAATCTGTTCAACCATTCTTGTTGATGCAGGAGAGGTAATCTATCACTATATGCTTGAAAACGATTTAAGAAAGTATGGTGAGAGAAAGGAACTGACTGAAGAATATTTCAAAGATATTGTCGAATTATTCTTTAAATATCAAAGCGAATTTGAAAAACTGATACTGGAATTGAAAGAGGAACTGCCTCAGGAAAAATGGGGTTATGATGTAATTGTCGGTGAAGGTGAAGGATTATCAGAGTTTATGCAGGGAATAGTTGACAATGAAATAGTATCTCATGACAGGGCTTTGGAAATCAAACAGCAATTAATCACAGAATATGAAGCCGGAGAAATAACAGATGATGATGTCGATGAGAGATTAACTGCTCTGCTTCTTGGTGAAATGTCTGATTCAATATTATTTGAAGGATTTCAGGAATTTTTAGATTCACCTGAAGCTGATGGGGAAGATATGCAGATTATGAAAGAATTCTTTGATGTGATAGGAGCTAATGAAGAGTTGGGTGCCAGTATTTTCAATGCCATACTCTCAGATGATGAAAGCGAATTTGAAAACTTAATAGTTAATGCCATGAATAATGATGAAGAGTTTTCCAACAGATTTCTTGAGCTGGCCGATGATTATGATGAAACTGAATTGCTGTTGCCTGATGGAGAGCATTTGGATTTAAATTCTCTTGGGTTGAATCTTGACTCACCATATCCTGTCGCCGAGATGATGTGGGGGTCTAATGATGAGAAATACAAGCTTGATGACACATATTATGGAAAGGACTATCCGATAAGCCACGACATTTATGTCTTCAGAATCTTAAAGTCACTTAAAAAACATAATAGCTTAAAGATTGCAATGGCAGTAGCGGGAATGAAAGGATCAATGACTCCGCATGCAGTAGAATCACAACTGTTTATGCAGGACTTAATCAGTGATGAAGTTAATTATGATAACTGGGATGAATTCGCTCATGACTCATTGACAATCAAGGATTTGAAAAATATTTTAAGAAAAAACAATCTGAAAATTTCTGGTAAAAAACAGGAACTCATTGACAGGATAGCTGAAAATCAGATTCCTCTGGATGATTTCAGATTAGATAAAGCAATAGTAACCCTAGACGGTGAGGAATTTCTACAGCGGAACCAATGGATTGATTTTTATGATACATTCTTGGAAAAATTTGATTTCAATGACTTTGTGAAATATTTGGACAACAATGATGGTGAATTCATAGAACTCGTCTTTAATTATCTCCAAGAACATTTAAAACTAGCTGAAAAGGAAAATAATTCCATATATGTTGCTGATTGTATTATGGCACATGAGATGATTTCAAAAGCAGGAAATGATTTCTTTAAAGATACTAGGTGA
- a CDS encoding ABC transporter substrate-binding protein: protein MSKNRKIIRLLIAIAALLLIIFTLYGMSSDNEDTVKIGYLPTDHDSALFVANATGMFEDAGIDVELHEYNNGGDLMSAMASGELDVGYVGLPPVIYSMTKGVPIKIVAGAQNEGSGLVCQNSSINSTSDLKDKIVATPGEASIQSVLLKYDLNKSGLNISDIESPSMKVSSMNDALRTDSIDAMLTYEPYVTISQKLNNKTLLKSSGDILPDHPCCVVVMTKKFISENPDKVKKILDVHKKATDKIIENPEEAVQYLPPHIVPNAEIEKESLAHIKWVSDLNDTYKKNVIEFMNIEKDLGIIDETIPQEKLFI from the coding sequence ATGTCAAAAAATAGAAAAATAATTAGGCTACTAATAGCTATAGCAGCTTTATTACTAATTATTTTTACATTATATGGTATGTCCAGTGATAATGAAGATACTGTTAAAATCGGATATCTACCTACAGATCACGATTCGGCATTATTTGTCGCAAATGCAACAGGAATGTTTGAAGATGCGGGAATTGATGTGGAACTACATGAATATAATAACGGCGGAGATTTGATGAGTGCAATGGCCAGTGGTGAGTTAGATGTGGGCTATGTTGGACTACCTCCCGTAATATATTCCATGACTAAAGGAGTGCCTATAAAAATTGTTGCAGGAGCTCAAAATGAGGGCAGCGGTTTGGTTTGCCAAAATTCATCAATCAATTCAACCTCTGATTTAAAAGACAAGATTGTGGCTACACCCGGTGAAGCATCAATACAAAGCGTATTATTAAAATATGATTTGAACAAAAGCGGACTAAACATTTCCGATATTGAAAGTCCCAGCATGAAGGTTTCCTCAATGAATGATGCATTAAGAACTGATAGTATCGATGCAATGTTAACATATGAACCTTATGTTACAATTTCACAGAAACTTAATAATAAAACTCTTCTGAAAAGTTCTGGAGATATTTTGCCCGATCATCCCTGCTGCGTTGTAGTGATGACTAAAAAATTTATATCAGAAAATCCTGATAAAGTAAAAAAAATTTTAGATGTCCACAAAAAAGCAACAGATAAAATAATAGAAAATCCTGAAGAAGCAGTGCAATATCTGCCCCCACATATTGTTCCTAATGCTGAAATTGAAAAAGAAAGTTTAGCACATATTAAATGGGTAAGTGATTTGAATGATACCTACAAGAAAAATGTGATTGAGTTTATGAATATTGAAAAAGATTTGGGAATAATTGATGAGACAATACCTCAAGAAAAGTTATTTATATAA
- a CDS encoding ABC transporter permease, with the protein MTKFREEYKHDMLILPVIIIIIWYLVCDFFQLVPSYMFPGLADVAASFVKLAVSGQLFRDIIDTLYKVLFGMLLASVVGITLGIILGWYKRLERICSLVVSVLRPIPPIAWIPFSIIWFGIGVWPAIFIIFMGCVFPILISTIDGVHRTDPVLIEAAESFGASNSQMLTEVVIPSSLPFIVSGLKVAIAIALMCTISGEMIGSSSGIGYMILTSTNLFDTGSTVVGMLVIGVIGIIFDYVFTKIQEKIFW; encoded by the coding sequence ATGACTAAATTTAGAGAAGAATATAAGCATGATATGTTAATATTACCTGTTATTATAATAATAATTTGGTATTTGGTTTGTGATTTTTTCCAGCTGGTTCCAAGTTACATGTTTCCTGGACTAGCAGATGTTGCAGCTTCATTTGTCAAGTTGGCTGTTTCAGGACAGCTTTTTAGAGATATCATTGATACACTCTATAAAGTATTGTTCGGTATGTTACTGGCATCAGTGGTTGGTATAACATTAGGCATAATATTAGGATGGTATAAACGATTAGAAAGAATATGTAGTTTAGTAGTTAGTGTTTTAAGACCTATTCCACCAATTGCATGGATTCCTTTTTCAATAATATGGTTCGGTATTGGAGTATGGCCAGCAATATTCATTATTTTCATGGGATGTGTATTCCCAATCCTGATTTCAACAATTGACGGAGTGCACAGAACAGATCCTGTTTTAATAGAAGCGGCAGAATCATTTGGAGCATCAAATTCACAGATGTTAACTGAAGTAGTCATACCATCAAGTTTGCCTTTTATTGTATCCGGACTTAAAGTAGCAATAGCTATTGCTTTAATGTGTACAATTTCCGGTGAGATGATTGGATCAAGTTCAGGTATAGGATATATGATTTTAACATCTACAAACCTATTTGATACAGGTTCAACAGTAGTTGGAATGTTAGTAATTGGAGTAATCGGTATAATTTTCGATTATGTCTTTACAAAGATACAGGAAAAAATATTCTGGTAA